A stretch of the Candidatus Methylopumilus planktonicus genome encodes the following:
- the phoR gene encoding phosphate regulon sensor histidine kinase PhoR, translating to MQDIRWNTFWVLLFISFLSLIVWGFKSLEVASLFFILCLSIYLLSHVYWIYRLNKWLKNPNLSTIPDGSGIWEEIFAILYREYRKQKRSKSELTTTLGRFMTAAEAIPDGIVALNQNNEIEWCNKPSEKMLGINLSKDINQPIKYLLRETNFTEYLNSNIYNDSLKLISWRNTSRSFEILLVPFGASQKLLICRDIAQIEKNDSIKRDFIANVSHELKTPLTVIVGFLETLSDMKNEFNEKTYSYLQMMLEQSDRMNKLVEDLLQLSSIESNAAPAEKKEIDMLHLFKNLKKDSDLISGKLHTINMSIKKNISLLGYEKEIYSAFVNLVSNAIRYTEKGGSINVIWDMKNQNPYFEVQDSGIGIDQKLIPRLTERFYRINSDRGRNTGGTGLGLSIVKHVCIRHQAQIEITSQVGKGSQFKIIFPQERLSLKK from the coding sequence TTGCAAGATATCCGTTGGAATACTTTTTGGGTTTTATTATTTATATCTTTTTTATCTCTTATTGTGTGGGGATTTAAAAGCTTAGAAGTTGCTTCATTGTTTTTTATCTTATGCCTCTCCATCTATTTACTTTCTCATGTTTATTGGATTTACCGTCTAAACAAATGGCTTAAAAATCCAAATCTATCAACTATCCCTGATGGATCGGGTATCTGGGAAGAAATATTTGCCATACTCTATCGAGAATATAGAAAACAAAAGAGAAGCAAATCTGAACTAACTACAACACTTGGCAGATTTATGACGGCAGCAGAAGCTATTCCTGACGGCATTGTTGCTCTAAATCAAAATAATGAAATTGAATGGTGTAACAAACCTTCAGAAAAAATGCTTGGTATCAATTTATCTAAAGATATTAATCAGCCTATTAAGTACTTATTGCGCGAAACTAATTTTACTGAATATCTCAATTCCAATATATACAATGACTCGCTTAAATTAATTTCTTGGCGCAATACAAGCAGATCATTCGAAATACTTCTGGTACCTTTTGGTGCGAGTCAAAAACTTCTTATCTGCCGGGATATTGCACAGATTGAAAAAAATGATTCTATTAAGCGTGATTTTATTGCGAACGTTTCACATGAGTTAAAAACGCCACTAACGGTCATCGTTGGATTTTTAGAAACACTTTCAGATATGAAAAATGAATTCAATGAAAAAACCTACTCTTATCTTCAAATGATGCTTGAACAATCAGATCGAATGAATAAGCTAGTTGAGGACTTGCTTCAGCTTTCATCGATAGAATCAAACGCAGCACCTGCCGAAAAAAAAGAAATAGATATGCTCCATCTCTTCAAGAACCTGAAGAAGGATTCAGATTTGATATCCGGCAAATTACATACAATTAATATGTCCATTAAGAAAAATATTTCTTTATTAGGATATGAAAAAGAAATATATAGTGCATTTGTTAATCTTGTAAGCAATGCTATACGCTATACCGAAAAAGGTGGGTCGATTAATGTTATATGGGATATGAAGAACCAAAATCCTTATTTTGAAGTGCAAGATTCTGGTATTGGTATTGATCAAAAGCTAATTCCGAGACTTACAGAGCGCTTTTATAGAATTAATAGTGATCGAGGCAGAAATACTGGAGGCACTGGATTAGGGCTTTCTATTGTAAAACATGTTTGTATTCGACATCAGGCACAAATAGAAATTACAAGTCAAGTAGGGAAAGGCAGTCAATTTAAGATTATTTTCCCGCAAGAGAGACTCTCTCTTAAGAAATGA
- the phoB gene encoding phosphate regulon transcriptional regulator PhoB — translation MKANILIVEDEGPILELLALNISQAGYNPLRAISAEHAEKLINEALPDIILLDWMLPGMSGIDFAKKLRSNALTKTIPIIMLTARSDELDKVKGLEIGADDYITKPFSPRELNARIKAVLRRKAPELTEDILKINGLELNPVSHRVTGNNKPLEMGPTEFRLLHFFMSNPERVYSRSQLLDKVWGSQIFIEDRTVDVHIRRLRNILTQSQHENLIQTVRGSGYRLSTK, via the coding sequence ATGAAAGCCAATATACTGATCGTTGAAGATGAAGGTCCAATTCTTGAGCTTTTGGCACTTAATATCTCTCAGGCTGGCTATAATCCTCTAAGAGCTATAAGTGCTGAACATGCAGAAAAACTGATTAACGAAGCTCTTCCCGATATTATCTTGCTCGACTGGATGTTGCCTGGTATGTCAGGTATCGATTTTGCAAAAAAATTACGTAGCAATGCTTTAACTAAAACAATCCCTATTATTATGTTAACAGCGCGAAGTGATGAATTAGATAAAGTTAAAGGTTTAGAGATTGGTGCTGACGACTATATTACAAAGCCTTTTAGTCCTAGAGAACTTAATGCTCGAATCAAGGCTGTGCTTAGAAGAAAAGCCCCCGAACTTACTGAAGATATATTAAAAATTAATGGTCTAGAATTAAATCCTGTATCACATCGCGTTACCGGAAATAATAAGCCACTGGAAATGGGTCCAACAGAATTTAGATTGCTTCATTTTTTTATGAGCAACCCTGAAAGAGTTTATTCAAGGAGTCAACTATTGGATAAGGTTTGGGGAAGTCAAATTTTTATTGAGGATAGAACGGTGGATGTTCATATTCGAAGATTAAGAAATATTCTTACCCAATCTCAGCATGAAAATTTAATCCAAACTGTTCGCGGCTCAGGTTACAGGCTCTCTACAAAATAG
- a CDS encoding OFA family MFS transporter, with translation MPSFFSKEYITAKASYNRWLVPPAALAIHLSIGMAYGFSVFWKPLGNALIGQDGKALAACSAGAATFADKLHGTLRALTATDCNWTQFDLGWMYTLFFVLLGCSAAFWGSWLERAGPRKAGLVSTLCWCGGLLLSAFGIYTHQLWMMWLGSGVIGGIGLGLGYISPVSTLIKWFPDKRGMATGMAIMGFGGGAMIGSPLATMLMTKFSTNINGMTQPGIWQTFVVMAIIYTIFMISGSLGYRVPPSGWKPAGWNPPNNKNNNMISVNHVHLNKAHQTPQFWFLWIVLCMNVSAGIGIIGAAAPMLQETFGGALIGQADLGFADLKKDESLLALAAAVGAGFVGLISLFNIFGRFFWASISDKLGRKLTYIVFFTLGILMYVTASYMTGSKSLALFAACFCIIASMYGGGFATIPAYLADMFGTQFVGAIHGRILTAWSTAGILGPVIVNYMHDMRVEAQVPFSEIYAPIFYILASMLAIGFIANLMVRPMDNKFFMTDKELLAEKKLAHEKFISTKETIGKAEKTPLITFLAWSAVGVPISYGIWSTIQKAWILFH, from the coding sequence ATGCCAAGTTTTTTTTCAAAAGAATATATCACTGCTAAGGCTTCTTATAATCGTTGGCTGGTTCCGCCCGCAGCATTAGCCATTCATCTTTCAATTGGTATGGCTTATGGATTCAGTGTTTTTTGGAAACCTTTAGGGAATGCCTTAATAGGTCAGGATGGCAAGGCTTTAGCTGCATGCTCTGCTGGGGCAGCAACCTTTGCAGATAAACTTCATGGAACACTTCGAGCTTTAACTGCGACAGACTGTAACTGGACTCAATTTGATTTAGGGTGGATGTACACCTTGTTCTTTGTTCTTTTAGGCTGTTCCGCAGCTTTTTGGGGAAGCTGGTTAGAGCGAGCGGGCCCCAGAAAAGCCGGGCTTGTTTCTACCTTATGCTGGTGTGGCGGATTATTGCTTTCCGCTTTTGGCATATATACGCATCAGCTTTGGATGATGTGGCTTGGAAGTGGCGTCATTGGTGGGATAGGTTTAGGCTTAGGATACATTTCCCCCGTCTCTACTCTAATTAAATGGTTTCCGGATAAAAGAGGTATGGCCACTGGCATGGCGATTATGGGTTTTGGAGGAGGTGCCATGATTGGTTCCCCGCTCGCCACAATGCTAATGACAAAATTTTCTACAAACATTAACGGCATGACTCAGCCTGGGATTTGGCAAACATTCGTAGTAATGGCCATTATTTATACTATTTTTATGATTTCAGGCTCTCTAGGCTATAGAGTGCCTCCATCAGGATGGAAGCCTGCAGGATGGAATCCACCTAACAATAAAAATAATAATATGATTTCGGTTAATCATGTGCATTTAAACAAGGCGCATCAAACGCCACAATTTTGGTTTCTGTGGATAGTTCTTTGCATGAATGTGTCAGCAGGTATAGGTATTATTGGAGCAGCAGCGCCAATGCTTCAAGAAACTTTTGGCGGCGCCTTAATTGGCCAGGCAGATCTAGGTTTTGCAGATCTTAAAAAAGATGAGTCTTTATTGGCACTTGCAGCCGCCGTAGGCGCAGGATTTGTAGGGTTAATTTCTTTATTTAATATTTTTGGGCGGTTTTTCTGGGCCAGCATTTCAGATAAATTAGGAAGAAAACTGACTTATATTGTATTTTTTACACTTGGTATCTTGATGTATGTCACCGCATCCTACATGACTGGATCTAAATCATTAGCGCTCTTTGCAGCATGTTTTTGTATTATTGCCTCTATGTACGGTGGGGGGTTTGCAACGATACCAGCTTACTTAGCAGACATGTTTGGAACTCAATTTGTGGGGGCAATTCATGGAAGAATCCTAACGGCTTGGTCAACTGCAGGTATATTGGGCCCTGTGATTGTAAATTATATGCATGATATGAGGGTTGAAGCACAGGTTCCTTTTTCAGAAATTTACGCACCTATTTTTTATATATTAGCGAGCATGCTTGCCATCGGATTTATTGCAAATCTTATGGTGAGACCTATGGACAATAAATTCTTTATGACCGATAAAGAGTTATTGGCTGAAAAAAAATTAGCACATGAAAAATTTATTTCAACAAAAGAAACTATTGGAAAGGCTGAAAAAACTCCACTAATCACTTTTCTTGCTTGGTCAGCTGTTGGTGTGCCTATATCTTATGGGATATGGAGCACTATACAAAAGGCTTGGATATTGTTTCATTAA
- the ribH gene encoding 6,7-dimethyl-8-ribityllumazine synthase, producing MREILKNSNGELFSIGIVMSEFNPHVGEALVKACHQELLNLGVKDERIVLAKVPGALESPLALKKMAQTKKFDALIAMGAVIRGETFHFEVVANHSAKSIMDVQLEFSMPIVNAILTTENDEQAMERASVKGKEAAQVAIQMIHLLKSV from the coding sequence TTGAGAGAGATTTTGAAAAATTCAAATGGAGAATTATTCTCTATTGGTATTGTGATGTCAGAATTTAACCCGCATGTTGGCGAAGCGCTAGTTAAGGCATGTCATCAAGAGCTTCTTAACCTTGGTGTAAAAGATGAGCGTATTGTATTAGCAAAAGTTCCTGGGGCCCTAGAAAGTCCTTTAGCTCTTAAAAAGATGGCGCAAACAAAAAAATTTGATGCACTTATTGCAATGGGCGCTGTAATAAGAGGCGAGACTTTTCATTTTGAAGTTGTAGCAAACCACTCAGCAAAATCAATTATGGATGTTCAATTAGAATTTAGTATGCCAATTGTTAATGCAATATTAACCACTGAAAATGATGAGCAGGCTATGGAGAGAGCCTCAGTCAAAGGCAAAGAAGCTGCTCAAGTTGCTATACAAATGATTCATTTATTAAAGTCAGTCTAA
- the nusB gene encoding transcription antitermination factor NusB, which yields MLEVQPIKKKKKLVNNRRKSRELVMKSIYRGILNQFDINQIKKDIKDDPDYLKADEIFYHHLFDGIMNNMDQLNNEISSFIDRPIEKLSPIEHSILCISVYELMHDVPTPYKVAINEGVELAKTFGGIDGYKYINGVLDKVAEKRRPLEFLKH from the coding sequence ATGCTAGAAGTGCAACCTATTAAAAAGAAAAAGAAGCTTGTTAATAATAGGCGTAAGTCTAGAGAGCTTGTGATGAAAAGTATTTATCGCGGTATCTTAAATCAGTTTGATATTAATCAGATTAAAAAAGACATCAAAGATGACCCTGATTATTTAAAGGCGGATGAAATTTTTTATCACCATCTTTTTGATGGCATCATGAATAATATGGATCAATTAAATAATGAAATTTCAAGTTTTATTGATCGACCTATTGAAAAGCTAAGCCCTATCGAGCATTCAATTCTGTGTATTTCAGTTTATGAGCTTATGCACGATGTACCAACCCCATATAAAGTGGCTATTAATGAAGGTGTTGAGTTAGCTAAGACCTTTGGTGGAATTGACGGGTATAAATATATTAATGGTGTGCTAGATAAAGTAGCCGAAAAAAGAAGACCGTTAGAGTTTCTAAAACATTAA
- a CDS encoding UDP-2,3-diacylglucosamine diphosphatase: MPNQTIFVSDIHLCESRPSIADAFLNFLNKITNQVDALYILGDLFEYWIGDDSKQHENIIRAIKALTGRHIKVFLMHGNRDFLIGPVFEKKTGALLLKDLTLIEIYGRKILLSHGDSLCTDDIEYQSFKNKVRNESWKNEFLKKPLTERIHIANEFRKQSELNKKNKSEEIMDANPEEVNRILTQFNYPDFFIHGHTHRPNYHSINLDGHQMQRVVLGDWYEQGSYLTLDLHGIKTYQL; encoded by the coding sequence TTGCCTAATCAAACTATCTTTGTATCAGATATACACTTGTGCGAAAGTCGTCCAAGTATCGCTGATGCTTTCCTGAATTTTTTAAATAAAATAACCAATCAAGTCGATGCGCTATACATACTTGGCGATCTTTTTGAATATTGGATAGGTGATGATTCAAAGCAGCATGAAAATATAATCAGGGCTATCAAAGCATTAACAGGTCGACACATTAAGGTTTTTTTAATGCACGGCAATAGGGACTTTCTTATTGGTCCTGTCTTTGAAAAAAAAACAGGAGCTCTTTTATTAAAAGATCTAACACTTATCGAAATTTATGGCAGAAAAATACTTCTAAGTCATGGGGATTCACTTTGTACTGATGACATCGAATATCAATCTTTCAAAAACAAGGTTAGAAATGAATCATGGAAAAATGAATTTCTAAAAAAACCTCTTACTGAGCGAATCCACATTGCAAATGAATTTAGAAAGCAAAGTGAATTAAATAAAAAAAATAAATCTGAAGAAATCATGGATGCAAATCCTGAAGAAGTAAATCGAATCCTAACTCAATTCAATTACCCAGATTTTTTTATTCATGGCCATACACATAGACCAAACTATCACTCAATTAATCTTGATGGCCATCAAATGCAACGCGTTGTTTTAGGTGACTGGTATGAACAGGGGAGTTATTTAACTCTAGATTTGCATGGTATCAAAACGTATCAGCTTTAA
- a CDS encoding peptidylprolyl isomerase, which produces MITLSTNFGNIILELDADKAPITVANFLSYAKNGYYNGTIFHRVIDGFMIQGGGFDDSMKQKATEKPIKNEANNGLKNNKYTIAMARTSIPDSATSQFFINANNNDFLNHPGQDGWGYCVFGKVTEGTDIVDKIQKVATGNSGGHQDVPLEAVTILNVTID; this is translated from the coding sequence GTGATTACACTCTCAACCAATTTCGGCAATATCATTTTAGAACTTGATGCTGATAAGGCGCCCATTACTGTCGCAAACTTTTTAAGTTACGCTAAGAATGGTTACTATAATGGCACTATTTTCCATCGAGTTATTGATGGCTTTATGATTCAAGGCGGCGGATTTGATGACTCGATGAAACAGAAAGCCACTGAAAAACCAATTAAAAATGAGGCTAATAATGGTCTTAAAAATAATAAATACACCATTGCCATGGCTAGAACTTCAATACCCGATTCGGCCACGAGCCAATTCTTTATTAATGCAAATAATAATGATTTTTTAAATCACCCAGGCCAGGATGGCTGGGGTTATTGCGTTTTTGGAAAAGTCACTGAAGGTACTGACATTGTGGATAAAATTCAAAAAGTCGCAACAGGTAATTCGGGCGGCCATCAAGATGTTCCTTTAGAGGCAGTCACAATTCTCAATGTTACTATTGATTAA
- a CDS encoding peptidylprolyl isomerase: MKAALNLIKLVFVFFLFLPLAHAANPVVEFETNQGNFKIELYPEKAPKTVTNFLYYVNNGFYKETIFHRVISNFMIQGGGFTREMSEKATQPPIVNESNNGLLNSAGTLAMARTNDPNSATAQFFVNLIDNNFLNYTGPEANSIGYCVFGKVTEGMNVVRKIGQLPTGNSKGFSDVPIRPVIIINAKHIN; the protein is encoded by the coding sequence ATGAAGGCGGCACTTAATTTAATCAAATTAGTTTTTGTTTTTTTCTTATTTTTACCCTTAGCTCATGCAGCTAATCCAGTTGTTGAGTTCGAAACTAATCAAGGCAACTTCAAGATTGAGCTCTACCCTGAAAAGGCTCCAAAAACAGTTACTAATTTTTTATATTATGTAAATAACGGATTTTATAAAGAAACTATCTTCCATAGGGTCATTAGTAATTTTATGATCCAAGGTGGCGGGTTTACTCGAGAGATGTCTGAAAAAGCAACGCAGCCTCCTATTGTTAATGAGTCAAATAATGGATTGCTGAATAGCGCAGGAACTCTTGCTATGGCAAGGACAAACGATCCTAACTCTGCAACTGCTCAATTTTTTGTAAATCTTATAGACAACAATTTTTTAAACTACACAGGTCCTGAGGCAAACTCTATCGGCTATTGTGTTTTTGGCAAAGTGACTGAGGGTATGAATGTCGTTCGTAAAATTGGCCAGCTACCAACAGGTAATTCTAAAGGCTTTTCTGATGTGCCTATTAGGCCTGTAATTATTATTAATGCAAAACATATTAACTAA
- a CDS encoding L,D-transpeptidase family protein, whose translation MNATELSYETPEKMLVKSLVEISEGKVDMALETIDALIKQTPNFKLAYLIQGDLLLAHAKQINGMGDETKGEKKEEVENLKNEAKVRIERYLNNLNLQNEPKIFAQLNNKVKYLFYVDAVSSRLYLYENINGKLSYKDDYYVSIGKNGFGKQYEGDKKTPVGVYFTGKKIRESLSDFYGEAAYPLSYPNEIDKKNKRNGSGIWIHGTPKTTYNRTPLASDGCIVLSNPDLMKLSSVLDNNRIPIIISFQSLKDLESYNKNLTEKKISLVSAIESWREKWENQDTESYLKFYSKNFFSEKDDYDSWAERKRIIQSQKQKVFVELSEISFFDYPNTENEIVLVDFVQDYKSPAINNKMNKRQYWINENNEWRIMYEGGT comes from the coding sequence TTGAATGCTACTGAATTAAGTTATGAAACACCAGAAAAGATGCTTGTAAAATCTTTAGTAGAAATTTCCGAAGGTAAAGTAGATATGGCGCTTGAAACTATTGACGCCCTTATCAAACAAACACCAAATTTTAAGTTAGCCTATCTAATTCAAGGGGACTTACTTCTAGCTCATGCAAAGCAAATTAATGGTATGGGAGATGAGACTAAAGGTGAAAAAAAAGAAGAGGTCGAAAATTTAAAAAATGAAGCAAAAGTCAGAATTGAAAGATACCTTAATAATCTAAATCTTCAGAATGAACCGAAAATTTTTGCTCAACTTAATAATAAAGTTAAATATCTTTTTTATGTGGACGCAGTCAGTTCTCGGCTTTATCTATATGAAAATATTAATGGAAAGCTATCTTATAAAGATGATTATTATGTGTCCATCGGTAAAAATGGCTTTGGCAAGCAATATGAAGGCGATAAAAAGACACCTGTGGGCGTTTACTTTACAGGAAAAAAAATCAGGGAATCATTATCAGACTTTTACGGGGAAGCAGCCTACCCTTTAAGTTACCCAAATGAAATCGATAAAAAAAATAAAAGAAATGGCTCTGGCATATGGATTCATGGCACGCCTAAGACTACTTATAATCGAACACCACTGGCAAGTGACGGTTGTATTGTATTGAGTAACCCAGATTTAATGAAGTTATCTTCCGTATTAGATAACAACAGAATTCCTATTATTATTTCTTTTCAATCATTAAAAGATTTAGAGTCTTACAATAAAAATTTGACTGAGAAAAAAATTTCACTGGTTAGTGCTATAGAAAGTTGGAGAGAAAAATGGGAAAATCAAGACACTGAAAGCTACCTAAAATTTTATTCAAAAAACTTTTTTAGCGAAAAAGATGATTATGACTCATGGGCCGAAAGAAAAAGAATCATTCAGTCTCAAAAGCAAAAGGTCTTTGTTGAGCTATCTGAAATTTCATTCTTTGATTATCCGAATACAGAAAATGAAATTGTTTTAGTGGATTTCGTGCAAGATTATAAAAGCCCTGCAATTAACAACAAAATGAATAAAAGGCAGTATTGGATTAATGAAAATAATGAATGGAGAATTATGTATGAAGGCGGCACTTAA
- a CDS encoding tetratricopeptide repeat protein, protein MQLIEKGEKEKAAQQIDQYLKANPNDPQIIFIKGVVKAELGKYNEAIQAFTYLTEKHPSLPEPFNNLAVLYAELGDYDKAQKALESAIKTHPSYSTAHVNLGDLYTKRATVAYNKALEIDKTNVQAKTKLSLIKKLFNANDIKAPVAPISQPVQIATNDVIKKPVAEQTQAVISPAPTSNAQPPKNLPQEMPSTKNNTANNSDSEIESFVTEWAEAWSSKNITSYLAKYSPNFKTPNGESFSDWQESRRNRIIGKDIITIEVSGTNISSKGNSFAQVTFKQKYASNKLSQISSKTLILRKEGSAWFIEQEYSGKQ, encoded by the coding sequence ATGCAGCTAATTGAAAAGGGTGAAAAAGAAAAAGCCGCTCAACAAATAGACCAATATCTTAAAGCGAACCCTAATGACCCTCAGATTATCTTTATTAAAGGCGTTGTGAAGGCTGAGCTTGGAAAATACAACGAAGCTATACAAGCATTCACTTACCTTACTGAAAAACATCCTAGTCTTCCTGAGCCATTTAATAATCTAGCAGTTCTCTATGCTGAACTAGGCGACTATGATAAGGCACAAAAAGCTCTTGAATCAGCCATCAAAACTCACCCTAGCTATTCAACGGCTCATGTCAACTTGGGCGATCTTTATACTAAACGCGCAACAGTTGCCTACAACAAAGCTTTAGAAATTGATAAGACAAATGTACAAGCTAAAACAAAGCTATCTCTCATAAAAAAACTATTTAATGCAAATGATATTAAAGCACCAGTTGCCCCTATCTCGCAGCCAGTCCAAATAGCGACTAATGACGTCATCAAGAAGCCAGTAGCAGAGCAAACTCAGGCAGTAATTTCACCCGCTCCAACTTCTAATGCACAGCCACCAAAAAATTTGCCTCAGGAAATGCCTTCTACTAAGAATAATACGGCTAACAATAGTGACTCTGAAATCGAATCTTTTGTTACAGAATGGGCTGAAGCTTGGTCATCAAAAAACATTACTTCCTACCTAGCTAAATATTCTCCTAACTTCAAAACACCCAATGGAGAGAGTTTTTCAGACTGGCAAGAATCAAGAAGAAATAGAATTATAGGTAAGGACATAATTACTATTGAAGTTTCTGGGACAAATATCTCAAGTAAAGGCAATAGTTTTGCACAAGTGACTTTTAAACAAAAATATGCTTCAAATAAATTAAGTCAAATATCAAGCAAAACTCTGATTTTAAGAAAAGAGGGTTCAGCCTGGTTTATTGAGCAAGAGTATTCTGGCAAGCAATAA
- the cysS gene encoding cysteine--tRNA ligase, with the protein MIKIYNTLSKNKETFKPIQEGQVNIYVCGMTVYDLCHIGHARVMVIFDVVRRWFDILGYSVNYVRNITDIDDKIINRSIQNNESIESLTQRYISEMNADAKALGVMSPSKEPKATEHIQDMLSMIQTLIEKQFAYVAKNGDVFYSVRSFKEYGKLSGKSIEDLRAGERVDIDRNKHDELDFVLWKSAKPNEPSWDSPWGKGRPGWHIECSAMSSHYLGHHFDIHGGGQDLQFPHHENEIAQSEAVHDCKMANYWMHNGFVRVDDEKMSKSLGNFFTIRTVLEKFDPEVVRFFILRAHYRSPLNYSDAHLDDAKLALQRLYVSLRGFKIEDSDVDWRHPLAHKFKEAMDDDFNTPEAISILFELANEINKSKSAPLADLLRALAKTIGLLEKDPETFLKGDEKISLNIDMLILQRYEAKTNKNFKEADRIRSLLLESGIVLEDTPQGTIWRKE; encoded by the coding sequence ATGATTAAAATCTATAACACCCTTTCAAAAAATAAAGAGACTTTTAAGCCTATCCAAGAAGGGCAAGTGAATATCTATGTATGTGGAATGACTGTCTACGACTTATGTCATATTGGGCATGCGCGTGTGATGGTTATTTTTGACGTGGTAAGGCGCTGGTTTGATATTTTAGGATATAGCGTGAATTACGTTAGAAATATTACTGATATAGACGATAAGATTATCAATCGCTCCATTCAAAACAATGAGTCCATAGAAAGTCTCACGCAAAGATATATAAGTGAAATGAATGCTGATGCGAAAGCGCTCGGTGTTATGAGTCCTTCAAAAGAGCCAAAAGCAACAGAGCATATTCAAGACATGCTTTCTATGATTCAGACATTGATTGAAAAGCAGTTCGCTTATGTTGCTAAAAATGGAGATGTTTTTTATTCAGTAAGATCTTTTAAGGAGTATGGAAAATTATCGGGCAAATCAATAGAAGATTTACGTGCGGGCGAGAGGGTTGATATCGACAGAAATAAGCATGATGAACTAGATTTTGTTTTATGGAAGTCCGCAAAACCTAATGAGCCCAGTTGGGATTCACCTTGGGGTAAAGGAAGGCCGGGCTGGCATATTGAATGTTCAGCTATGAGCTCTCATTATCTTGGCCATCATTTTGATATTCATGGAGGCGGGCAAGATCTTCAATTTCCCCATCATGAAAATGAAATAGCTCAATCTGAAGCTGTTCATGATTGCAAGATGGCTAATTATTGGATGCATAACGGTTTTGTACGAGTTGATGATGAAAAAATGTCTAAGTCTTTAGGAAACTTTTTCACCATTCGGACAGTGCTTGAAAAATTTGATCCAGAGGTAGTCAGATTTTTTATTTTAAGAGCACATTACCGAAGCCCACTCAATTATTCAGATGCACATCTTGATGATGCAAAATTAGCGTTACAAAGACTGTATGTAAGCTTAAGAGGTTTTAAGATTGAGGATTCTGATGTGGATTGGCGCCATCCATTAGCCCATAAATTCAAGGAAGCTATGGATGATGACTTTAACACACCAGAGGCTATCTCTATTTTATTTGAATTAGCAAATGAAATAAATAAAAGTAAATCTGCACCACTCGCTGATTTGCTTAGAGCCCTTGCGAAGACAATTGGCCTTCTCGAAAAAGATCCAGAGACCTTCCTGAAGGGCGATGAAAAAATTTCTCTTAATATTGATATGTTAATTTTACAAAGATATGAAGCGAAAACTAACAAAAATTTTAAGGAAGCAGATCGGATTAGATCTTTATTGCTTGAAAGTGGCATTGTTTTAGAAGATACCCCTCAAGGGACTATTTGGAGAAAAGAATAA